One genomic region from Dioscorea cayenensis subsp. rotundata cultivar TDr96_F1 unplaced genomic scaffold, TDr96_F1_v2_PseudoChromosome.rev07_lg8_w22 25.fasta BLBR01000934.1, whole genome shotgun sequence encodes:
- the LOC120255298 gene encoding ferrochelatase-2, chloroplastic, translating to MGIEVLSLSLPSPTSHWERLSSSHQASTRGVIEMGSLELGSSGFAKSASLLDRPSRLQTWKSQMFRQLSVGNPKAFLQKCHPSKPLPPEYWHRCHDMPSCICQGSFKRYSSSSEALMTSNSEELSKNILLGTEKVGVLLLNLGGPETLDDVQPFLFNLFADPDIIRLPRMFRFLQKPLAQFISVVRAPKSKEGYASIGGGSPLRQITDAQAEELRKALCEKNVPAKVYVGMRYWHPFTEEAIEQIKRDGITKLVVLPLYPQFSISTSGSSLRLLEGIFRNDEYLVNMQHTVIPSWYQREGYIKAMANLIEKELQKFDNPDKVMIFFSAHGVPLAYVEEAGDPYKAEMEECVDLIMEELEKRGITNGYTLAYQSRVGPVEWLRPYTDETIIELGQKGLKSLLAVPISFVSEHIETLEEIDVEYKELALSSGIEKWGRVPALGCEPTFISDLADAVIESLPYVGAMAVSNLEARQSLVPLGSVEELLAAYDTKRGELPPPVIVWEWGWTKSAETWNGRAAMIAVLALLVLEVTTGEGFLHQWGILPR from the exons GGGAGCGGTTGTCTTCCTCTCATCAAGCCAGCACTCGAGGTGTGATTGAAATGGGGAGCCTAGAACTTGGGTCTTCTGGTTTTGCAAAATCAGCATCTCTGTTGGATAG GCCATCCCGGTTGCAAACATGGAAGTCACAAATGTTTCGCCAACTTTCTGTTGGCAATCCGAAAGCTTTTCTCCAGAAATGTCATCCAAGCAAACCATTGCCTCCTGAATATTGGCATCGATGTCATGATATGCCCTCTTGCATCTGTCAAGGATCTTTCAAGAGATATTCATCATCTTCTGAGGCATTAATGACATCAAATAGTGAGGAGCTTTCCAAAAATATTCTTCTCGGCACTGAGAAAGTTGGAGTTCTACTGCTTAATCTTGGTGGTCCAGAGACTCTTGATGATGTGCAACCATTCTTATTTAATCTTTTTGCTGATCCG GACATCATTCGGTTGCCAAGGATGTTTCGCTTCCTTCAGAAGCCTTTGGCTCAATTCATTTCTGTTGTCAGAGCTCCTAAAAGCAAGGAAGGCTATGCTTCCATTGGTGGTGGCTCTCCACTTCGTCAGATAACTGATGCTCAG GCAGAAGAGTTGAGGAAGGCCTTGTGTGAGAAGAATGTCCCTGCAAAGGTGTATGTTGGAATGCGGTACTGGCATCCTTTCACTGAAGAGGCAATTGAGCAG ATTAAACGTGATGGAATTACAAAGCTGGTTGTGCTCCCTCTGTATCCACAGTTCTCAATCTCAACTAGTGGTTCCAGCCTTCGCTTATTGGAGGGTATATTCAG AAATGATGAATATCTGGTTAACATGCAACACACCGTTATACCCTCTTGGTACCAGCGTGAAGGATACATCAAGGCCATGGCAAACTTAATTGAAAAGGAGTTACAGAAGTTTGATAACCCTGACAAG GTGATGATATTTTTTAGTGCACATGGAGTGCCGCTTGCTTATGTGGAAGAAGCCGGGGATCCATATAAAGCTGAGATGGAGGAGTGCGTGGATCTAATTATGGAAGAATTAGAAAAACGAGGAATCACTAATGGATATACACTTGCTTATCAG AGCCGTGTTGGACCTGTTGAATGGCTTAGGCCATACACCGATGAGACAATTATTGAGCTGGGTCAAAAGGGACTCAAAAGTCTCCTGGCAGTGCCCATAAG TTTTGTCAGTGAACACATTGAGACTCTTGAAGAAATTGATGTTGAATACAAAGAGTTGGCTCTAAGTTCCGGCATTGAGAAATGGGGACGGGTTCCTGCTCTAGGATGTGAACCCACATTTATTTCAGACCTCGCTGATGCTGTAATTGAAAGTCTTCCTTATGTTGGAGCAATGGCAGTCTCAAATCTAGAGGCTCGACAG TCACTTGTGCCACTGGGGAGTGTGGAAGAACTCTTGGCAGCATATGACACAAAGCGCGGCGAGCTTCCACCGCCGGTGATTGTTTGGGAATGGGGCTGGACCAAAAGCGCCGAAACATGGAATGGCCGAGCAGCGATGATCGCCGTGCTTGCGTTGTTGGTCTTAGAAGTAACTACAGGTGAAGGGTTTTTGCACCAGTGGGGTATCTTACCAAGATGA